The Microcebus murinus isolate Inina chromosome 1, M.murinus_Inina_mat1.0, whole genome shotgun sequence genome includes a region encoding these proteins:
- the CLEC3B gene encoding tetranectin → MELWGAYLLLCLFSLLARVTAEPPTAKVKKAVNVKKDVVSPKMFEELKSRLDSLAQEVALLKEQQALQTVCLKGTKVHMKCFLAFPQTKTFHDASEDCISRGGTLGTPQTGSENDALYEYLRQSVGGEAEIWLGLNDMATEGAWVDMTGGRAAYKNWETEITAQPDGGKAENCAVLSGAANGKWFDKRCRDQLPYICQFAIV, encoded by the exons ATGGAGCTTTGGGGGGCCTACCTGCTTCTGtgcctcttctccctcctggCCCGAGTCACTGCCGAGCCACCAACCGCCAAGGTCAAGAAGGCTGTAAATGTCAAGAAAG atGTCGTGAGCCCGAAGATGTTTGAGGAGCTCAAGAGCCGGCTGGACAGCCTGGCCCAGGAGGTGGCCCTGCTGAAGGAGCAGCAGGCCCTGCAGACGG TCTGCCTGAAGGGCACCAAGGTGCACATGAAGTGCTTTCTGGCCTTCCCCCAGACGAAGACGTTCCACGACGCGAGCGAGGACTGCATCTCGCGCGGGGGCACGCTGGGCACCCCGCAGACGGGCTCGGAGAACGACGCGCTGTACGAGTACCTGCGCCAGAGCGTGGGCGGCGAGGCCGAGATCTGGCTGGGCCTCAACGACATGGCCACGGAGGGCGCCTGGGTGGACATGACCGGCGGCCGCGCCGCCTACAAGAACTGGGAGACGGAGATCACCGCGCAGCCCGACGGCGGCAAGGCCGAGAACTGCGCCGTGCTGTCCGGCGCGGCCAACGGCAAGTGGTTCGACAAGCGCTGCCGCGACCAGCTGCCCTACATCTGCCAGTTCGCCATCGTGTAG